In Desulforegula conservatrix Mb1Pa, the sequence TGCGTCAAGGAGCGAAGGTTGTTGATATCCACACCTTCGTTCCAATTCCAGTCCGATTCAAAAGCCGCCTGTACGCGCAGCACCTCACACATAACTGCTTTCCGATGCTTTAAGCTTGTATAGGGGCCGAGTGAACCCTTCATTACTGCATAAATATCGAATATAGGGTTCTCCGCGAAAACATCGTTCGGCAATGGATCAATCGCATCGATTAACTGGTCGAGAAACGAAGTGGGAGGGATAGAATGCTGCGTACTGACGGGGTGACGGGTAGCGATGTAAGTTCGATTACTCATAGAATGCTTTAACTCCTTATATTTGTTTGGTCGTATCGAGATAATGAATCAAGCATGCCAGACAGGTGGTGGTGCCTGAACCCTAAGTATGAGATAGTAAAATTGATGTGTCGGCGTCGGCTTGGGCAACTGATTATGCGTTTTTTGTATATTGATGTATTACACCACCCACAGTTAGAACGCCAAACCCAAATTACAAGCGAGCGTTTACCGTGTAATGCAAAAAATGAACTTTTATATTTAATAAATTGTTGTCGTTATACGTATATTAGGAAAAATTTCAGATTTAAAAAAAGTTCTGATATCTTTTGCAATTTTCTGAAATAGAAACCATTTAGATTCATCAAACGAAAAATCCAATGAATTGCTTCGAATATATTTATTCTCTTTTGATTGGACTTTTTTCATTATGCTCTGTTTCCATTTTTGATAATCAATATTTTTGTCATTACCTACGTTATCAATAGTAATAGAATTAAATTCATTTATAATTCTATCTTCGTATTTAGAATTGTCACCTTTGATTTTAAAAATATTTTTATAGGCTCTCAATTGTGCGTTTGATAATTCATTTACTTGATAACCGAGTTCACTCATTAATATTCGAATATTCTTAACAATTCTAATGAAGGTATTTTGATTATCTCGATTTATTGTATTGCCTTTATTATCTGTATAACTCCATCGTCTCCACATGTCGTCTGGGTAAGTCAATGCTTCACCATGCCCTATGCAAGGAGGAAGATTACCAGCCAACCAGCTAATATCAATTGAATCTTTATCGTCGAGATTAGAGATATCATTATGCTTGCAATGAAGTCCCATGAAGCCTTGATGTGTATAAGTGTCTACATAAATATGTAACAAAATACCATGTAAAAGATGTTTTTCTATATCATTATTTAACTGATATTCTTTAACAAACTCTATCAGTTTTTCAATATTTTCTGTGTCAGGCTGGCAAACGCCATCTCTATCGGGGAAAAAGTGAAATGGCATCCATATATTGCTCGCATCACGACTGTCCAGGTTCTTTGAGTCAAGCATTTTATGGGCTGTGATAATTGGATAGAATAGCTCACCGTTTTCAAAAGTAATTAGTTTATCTTCATGAAAATCGTCAACAGCTTGCGACGCTGAAGCAATTGTATTAGCTTCTAAGCATTGAAGACCTAAGTCAGTTAAAATTGCCTGAAGCCCGTAGAAATGAAAAAGTTCATTGGCCATTTTTTATTGCCCTATTGGATGTTTATACAAACTGCTTATTTATCTTCGTTAGCTATACCGTGCCGGCCTTGCCTTTACGCCTGAACAAGTTATTGAATATCCGGCGTTAGCTTGGGCGACTTGTTAGCGAGATTAATATTATTATATCTAATAATTTAAAAATATTAAAACTAAAAAGACTGCCATTGCAGAAGCTGAGATACAGAATGCCCTTTCAAAAACTAACGTTGGAGTCTACTTTTTCAGCCAATCTCATTATATAGTGAAGTTCCCTGTTATGGTAGTCGTAATTCTTTTTTTAAGTTATATATATAAGCAGCTTCAGGATGCTTTACTCTCATTTCTCGATAAGCTGCTTCAGATTCAAATAAAGAACCGCAAAATGCTGAAAGCACAGCTTCGGCAACGGAAGCCTTTATACCTTGACCACTTGCCAGAGCAGATCCAATACGAGGTATCATATCATTAAACCTTATTAAAATCTTGCGTTTTGTTTTTTCATCGGCCTTGCTGACTGCCACTTCAAATTTTTTGGCTCTTATCTTAAGCTCTGGAGCAACTTTACGAGAAACAAACTTGTATAAATCAACAATATTACTATCTCCATTCACAATATCTATGTGTATTTCTTGAAGATGTTTGGTTAAATAATCTAAATAGTCTAGTCTTTCTTCTTCATACTTTTCTTTTATTTTTTCTAATGTCTCACGATCTTTACAATAAATAGCAGGGAGACAAAACTCAATACCTGCTGTAGCTAAGATACCTAAAGTCGCATCAGTATTATTTGGATCTAAATGACAAATAAATTGCTGAGTGTAAAATGGATCGTTGCTCAATACAAATGCTATGTCACTTATATTTTCTGAATATATAGGAGAGATATCCTTCAATATACTATCAAAAGTTTTTTTTTCATTTTCATTATCAGAATCCATAAACCATGATATATTATCCGGATTATATAGAATAGATTCATTTTCAATTTTTTTTAATAGTTTTTGTCGGGCTTCGTATTTTTCTTCTTCATATTTTTTTACTGGGAAAAACCGCTCTACATCGAATATTAGTTCTGCAGCAGACGATCTATGCATAAATTCATCATCACACACGTTTGAGCAAATGATACTACTAAGTAAACTTAGGCAAGACTTTGTTTCTATTGGCACCCCATACTTCAAGTTATACACTAATGATTCGCATATTATCGCTTTCAAAAAACTACTCCTTTCCTTAACGTGAAGCTTAAGCTACGCC encodes:
- a CDS encoding DUF6765 family protein, whose product is MANELFHFYGLQAILTDLGLQCLEANTIASASQAVDDFHEDKLITFENGELFYPIITAHKMLDSKNLDSRDASNIWMPFHFFPDRDGVCQPDTENIEKLIEFVKEYQLNNDIEKHLLHGILLHIYVDTYTHQGFMGLHCKHNDISNLDDKDSIDISWLAGNLPPCIGHGEALTYPDDMWRRWSYTDNKGNTINRDNQNTFIRIVKNIRILMSELGYQVNELSNAQLRAYKNIFKIKGDNSKYEDRIINEFNSITIDNVGNDKNIDYQKWKQSIMKKVQSKENKYIRSNSLDFSFDESKWFLFQKIAKDIRTFFKSEIFPNIRITTTIY